From Strix uralensis isolate ZFMK-TIS-50842 chromosome 1, bStrUra1, whole genome shotgun sequence, a single genomic window includes:
- the SLC4A2 gene encoding anion exchange protein 2 yields MTHSQVSSEIHHIVSSAFQSPEQEAPGAGSPVFGEEEEEEKDLNKALGVERFEEILCDTHPRNAEEAGRSYGEEDFEYHRQSSHHIHHPLSTHLPPDARRKKGAPKKGKKKHRRASVPGETPTIEEAEEDEDEVCDTETERSAEEVLQPSPPEAVQFFLQEDEVTDRRAEEPVAPAALPGSPPDPRRPMSPGETRAGSPDMEEGGSVEGAAAAVAGSPSRPVPKSQPGHRSYNLHERRRIGSMTGAEQDRYQKMPTDESEAQTLASADLDYMKSHRFEDVPGVRRHLVRKSAKAQVVHVSKDHREPSTRHRKQDRQPHEVFVELNELVVDKNQELQWKETARWIKFEEDVEEETDRWGKPHVASLSFRSLLELRKTLSHGAVLLDLDQKTLPGVAHQVVEQMVITDQIRAEDRANVLRALLLKHSHPSDEKDFFPRNISAGSLGSLLVHHHSTNHVAEGGEPAVTEPLIAGHAAEHDTRVDVEREREVLTPTPPAGITRSKSKHELKLLEKIPDNAEATVVLVGCVEFLDQPTMAFVRLQEAVELDSVLEVPVPVRFLFVLLGPSSTHMDYHEIGRSISTLMSDKQFHEAAYLADDRHDLLNAINEFLDCSVVLPPSEVQGEELLRSVAHFQREMLKKREEQERRLLLEPKSPEEKALLKLKVVEGEGEEEEDDPLRRTGRPFGGLIRDVRRRYPKYLSDFRDALNPQCIAAVIFIYFAALSPAITFGGLLGEKTQDLIGVSELIISTSLQGVLFCLLGAQPLLVIGFSGPLLVFEEAFFTFCTSNELEYLVGRVWIGFWLILIVLVMVAFEGSFLVRFVSRFTQEIFAFLISLIFIYETFSKLAKIFQEHPLHGCLRANGTEAEAWRNTSTAPANGTAGRAAAKVTGQPNTALLSLVLMAGTFFIAFFLRKFKNSRFFPGRIRRLIGDFGVPIAILVMVLVDYGIQDTYTQKLSVPSGFSVTAPDKRGWVINPLGENNDFPVWMMVASGLPAVLVFILIFMETQITTLIISKKERMLQKGSGFHLDLLLIVAMGGFFALFGLPWLAAATVRSVTHANALTVMSKAVAPGDKPKIQEVKEQRVTGLLVAVLVGLSIVIGDLLRQIPLAVLFGIFLYMGVTSLNGIQFYERLQLLLMPPKHHPDVTYVKKVRTLRMHLFTGLQLACLAVLWAVMSTVASLAFPFILILTVPLRMCLLSRIFTDREMKCLDADEAEPIFDEREGVDEYNEMPMPV; encoded by the exons ATGACCCACTCCCAAGTGTCCTCTGAGATCCACCACATCGTCTCCTCCGCTTTCCAGAGC CCCGAGCAGGAGGCGCCGGGCGCCGGCTCGCCCGTGTtcggagaggaggaggaggaggagaaggacctgAACAAGGCGCTGGGCGTGGAGCGCTTCGAGGAGATCCTGTGTGACACGCACCCCCGTAACGCCGAGGAGGCCGGGCGCAGCTACGGCGAGGAGGACTTCGAGT ACCACCGCCAGTCGTCCCACCACATCCACCACCCCCTCTCCACACACCTGCCCCCTGACGCCCGCCGCAAGAAAGGGGCACCgaaaaagggcaaaaagaagCACCGCCGCGCCTCTGTCCCCGGCGAGACTCCCACCATCGAGGAGGCtgaagaggatgaggatgaggtGTGTGACACGGAGACGGAGCGGTCGGCAGAGGAGGTCCTGCAGCCCAGCCCGCCCGAGGCGGTGCAG TTCTTCCTGCAGGAGGACGAGGTGACCGACCGCCGGGCAGAGGAGCCAGTGGCCCCCGCGGCACTGCCTGGATCCCCTCCGGACCCCCGGCGCCCCATGTCCCCTGGGGAAACCCGGGCAGGCAG CCCCGATATGGAGGAGGGAGGTTCGGTGGAGGGAGCGGCCGCCGCCGTGGCCGGGTCCCCCAGTCGCCCCGTTCCCAAGTCACAGCCGGGGCACCGCAGCTACAACCTGCACGAGCGGCGGCGGATTGGCAGCATGACGGGCGCAGAGCAGGACCGGTACCAGAAGATGCCGACGGACGAGTCAGAGGCCCAGACGCTGGCCTCGGCCGACCTGGACTACATGAAGA GTCACCGCTTCGAGGACGTGCCAGGGGTGCGCCGGCACCTCGTCCGGAAGAGCGCCAAGGCGCAGGTGGTCCACGTCAGCAAGGACCACAGGGAACCCAGCACGCGGCACCGCAAGCAGGACCGGCAGCCCCATGAG GTCTTCGTGGAGCTGAATGAGCTGGTGGTGGACAAGAACCAGGAGCTGCAGTGGAAGGAGACGGCACGCTGGATCAAGTTTGAGGAAGATGTGGAGGAGGAGACGGACCGCTGGGGCAAACCGCACGTGGCCTCCCTGTCCTTCCGCAGCCTCCTGGAGCTGCGCAAGACCCTGTCCCATG GGGCTGTGCTCCTCGACCTGGACCAGAAGACACTGCCGGGGGTGGCTCACCAGGTGGTGGAGCAGATGGTCATCACCGACCAGATCCGCGCTGAGGACCGCGCCAACGTGCTGCGGGCACTGCTGCTCAAGCACAG CCACCCGAGCGACGAAAAGGACTTTTTCCCCCGAAACATCTCGGCTGGCAGCCTTGGCTCCCTGCTCGTGCACCACCACAGCACCAACCACGTGGCTGAGGGTGGCGAGCCAGCCGTCACCGAGCCCCTGATCGCTGGCCACGCCGCGGAGCACGACACGCGGGTCGATGTGGAGCGGGAG AGGGAGGTCCTCACCCCCACACCCCCGGCCGGCATCACCCGCTCCAAGTCCAAGCATGAGCTGAAGCTGCTGGAGAAGATCCCGGACAACGCCGAGGCCACGGTGGTGCTTGTGG GCTGTGTGGAGTTCCTGGACCAGCCCACCATGGCCTTCGTGCGGCTGCAGGAGGCGGTGGAGCTGGATTCAGTGCTGGAGGTGCCCGTCCCCGTGCGGTTCCTCTTCGTCCTGCTGgggcccagcagcacccacatgGACTATCATGAGATCGGGCGATCCATCTCCACCCTCATGTCTGACAAG CAATTCCACGAGGCCGCGTACCTGGCCGACGACCGCCATGACCTCCTCAACGCCATCAATGAGTTCCTGGATTGCAGCGTGGTGCTGCCGCCCTCCGAGGTGCAGGGCGAGGAGCTGCTGCGCAGTGTCGCCCACTTCCAGCGTGAGATGCTGAAGAagagggaggagcaggagcgaaggctgctgctggagcccaaGTCCCCTGAGGAGAAAG CGCTGCTAAAGCTGAAGGTGGTGGAGGgcgagggtgaggaggaggaggacgatcCCCTGCGGCGCACGGGCCGGCCCTTTGGGGGGCTGATCCGGGATGTGCGGCGGCGCTACCCCAAGTACCTGAGTGACTTCAGGGACGCGCTGAACCCCCAGTGTATCGCAGCCGTCATCTTCATCTACTTCGCTGCTCTGTCACCGGCCATCACCtttggggggctgctgg GGGAGAAGACGCAGGACCTGATCGGGGTGTCTGAGCTGATCATCTCCACGTCGCTGCAGGGCGTGCTCTTCTGCCTGCTGGGCGCCCAGCCCCTGCTCGTCATCGGCTTCTCAGGGCCGCTGCTCGTCTTCGAGGAGGCTTTCTTCACG TTCTGCACGTCCAACGAGCTGGAGTACCTGGTGGGGCGCGTCTGGATCGGCTTCTGGCTCATCCTCATCGTGCTGGTCATGGTGGCATTCGAGGGCAGCTTCCTGGTGCGCTTCGTCTCCCGCTTCACCCAGGAGATCTTCGCCTTCCTCATCTCCCTCATCTTCATCTACGAGACCTTCTCCAAGCTGGCCAAG ATCTTCCAGGAGCACCCCCTGCACGGCTGCCTGCGGGCCAACGGCACAGAGGCGGAGGCGTGGAGGAACACCAGCACGGCCCCGGCCAACGGCACGGCCGGCCGTGCTGCGGCCAAGGTGACGGGGCAGCCCAACACGGCGCTGCTCTCGCTGGTGCTCATGGCCGGCACCTTCTTCATCGCCTTCTTCCTGCGCAAGTTCAAGAACAGCCGCTTCTTCCCAGGACGG ATCCGGCGGCTCATCGGGGATTTCGGGGTGCCCATCGCCATCCTGGTGATGGTGCTGGTGGACTACGGCATCCAGGACACCTACACGCAG aaGCTGAGCGTGCCCAGCGGGTTCTCAGTGACGGCCCCGGACAAGCGGGGCTGGGTGATCAACCCCTTGGGTGAGAATAACGACTTCCCCGTCTGGATGATGGTGGCCAGTGGCCTCCCCGCCGTCCTTGtcttcatcctcatcttcatgGAGACACAGATCACCAC GCTGATCATCAGCAAGAAGGAGCGGATGCTGCAGAAGGGCTCCGGCTTCCACCTTGACCTCCTGCTCATCGTGGCCATGGGTGGCTTCTTCGCGCTCTTTGGGCTGCCGTGGCTCGCCGCGGCCACAGTGCGCTCCGTCACGCACGCCAACGCCCTCACCGTCATGAGCAAGGCTGTGGCGCCCGGGGACAAGCCCAAGATccaggaggtgaaggagcagcgGGTCACCGGGCTGCTGGTGGCTGTGCTCGTCG GTTTGTCCATTGTCATCGGGGACCTGCTGCGGCAGATCCCGCTGGCCGTGCTCTTCGGGATCTTCCTCTACATGGGTGTCACCTCCCTCAATGGCATCCAGTTCTATGAGcgactgcagctgctgctgatgCCCCCCAAGCACCACCCCGACGTCACCTATGTcaaaaag GTCCGCACGCTGCGCATGCACCTCTTCACCGGGCTGCAGCTGGCGTGTCTGGCTGTGCTCTGGGCCGTCATGTCCACGGTGGCCTCGCTGGCCTTCcccttcatcctcatcctcacgGTGCCACTCCGCATGTGCCTGCTCAGCCGCATCTTCACCGACCGGGAGATGAAGTGT cTGGATGCAGACGAGGCCGAGCCCATCTTCGACGAGCGGGAAGGTGTGGACGAGTACAACGAGATGCCGATGCCGGTGTGA
- the CDK5 gene encoding cyclin-dependent kinase 5, translating into MQKYEKLEKIGEGTYGTVFKAKNRETHEIVALKRVRLDDDDEGVPSSALREICLLKELKHKNIVRLHDVLHSDKKLTLVFEFCDQDLKKYFDSCNGDLDPEIVKSFMYQLLKGLAFCHSRNVLHRDLKPQNLLINRNGELKLADFGLARAFGIPVRCYSAEVVTLWYRPPDVLFGAKLYSTSIDMWSAGCIFAELANAGRPLFPGNDVDDQLKRIFRLLGTPTEEQWPAMAKLPDYKPYPMYPATTSLVNVVPKLNATGRDLLQNLLKCNPVQRISAEEALQHPYFTDFCPP; encoded by the exons ATGCAGAAATACGAGAAACTGGAGAAGATTGGGGAAG GCACCTACGGGACCGTGTTCAAGGCCAAGAACCGGGAGACGCACGAGATCGTGGCGCTGAAGCGGGTGCGGCTGGACGATGATGACGAG GGCGTGCCCAGCTCGGCGCTGCGGGAGATCTGCCTGCTCAAGGAGCTGAAGCATAAGAACATCGTCAG GCTCCACGACGTCCTGCACAGCGATAAGAAACTGACCCTGGTCTTTGAGTTTTGTGACCAG GACCTGAAGAAATACTTCGATAGCTGCAACGGGGACTTGGACCCAGAGATCGTCAAG tcgTTCATGTACCAGCTGCTGAAGGGCCTCGCTTTCTGCCACAGCCGCAATGTCCTGCACCGAGACCTCAAACCCCAGAACCTGCTCATCAACCGG AACGGGGAACTCAAACTGGCCGACTTCGGCCTGGCCCGGGCCTTTGGCATCCCCGTGCGCTGTTACTCAGCGGAG GTCGTCACGCTGTGGTATCGGCCCCCGGATGTGCTTTTCGGCGCCAAGCTCTACTCCACCTCCATCGACATGTGGTCAGCCGGCTGCATCTTCGCAG AGCTGGCCAACGCGGGGCGGCCGCTGTTCCCGGGGAACGACGTGGATGACCAGCTGAAAAGGATTTTCCG GCTGCTGGGAACCCCCACGGAGGAGCAGTGGCCGGCCATGGCCAAGCTGCCGGACTACAAG CCATACCCCATGTACcccgccaccacctccctggtcAACGTGGTGCCCAAGCTGAATGCGACCGGCCGAGACCTGCTACAG AACCTGCTGAAATGCAACCCGGTGCAGCGGATATCAGCGGAGGAGGCTCTCCAGCACCCCTACTTCACAGACTTCTGCCCTCCTTAg